A window of Micromonospora eburnea genomic DNA:
CGTCACGAGGGGGTTGCCGGCGGCGACCTGGGCGGCTTCGTCCACGATCACCACCCGATAGCGGGGGCACTGCCGGCAGCCGGGAGTCCACTGCTTGTGGCCGTGAGCGCCGATCTGCCGTGCCCGGCCGGTGATGTCGATCGCGACGTCTTCCAACATCTCGTTGGTGTCGTCCTCGGTCAACGCCACCCGGACCGCACCGTTACGCGCCCAGGTGGGGAGTTGGTCACCCTTACGCGGGTCAGCCAGCCACAGTTCCGCATCCCGCCGGGAGATGACCTCAGCAGCGATGTTGAGGATGACCTCGGTTTTGCCCGCGCCGGACATGCCCACGATCAGGAAATGCGCCGCGTTGCGCCCCGCCGCGTGGTCGCCGGGCAGCCACAGCATCAGCGGCTCTCCGTCCTCCATCACGCCGAGCACGATCGGCTCCGCGATCGACCGACCCGGGGCCGACAAACCAGGCCACGGGATCATGTCCCGGAGCTGGTCGACCGGCACGACCTCCACCCGCCCGCGCCGCGCCGAGTCCGGGTTGGGGATGACCCGCACCGCCGTTTCCGGCACGTCCAGCGCGGAGGCGAGGGCGCCCCGGTCGCCAGCGAGTTCCTTCACCGACGTGCCCGCTTCCAGGGTGACGGCGGCTGTCGCCTTCGCGCCCTTGATCGTGGGCCGGGCAACGGCCGCGTTACGCAGGCTCTTGACCGCATCGGCCAGCCCGCCACCGGCCGCCGCGTCTCCGCCCCTGTTGCGCAGCACCCGTACTACGCCCATGGCGATGGACGCGGTTGGGGCACCGATGAGCCACATGTCCAGCCATGGCGTCGACCAGGGGGCGGCGATGGTCGCGCCGATCGCCCACACCGAACCGGCGAGGCAGGTGGTGGTGGCCACCGCCCGGCGGACGATGTCCCGGGCAGCGGACGCCCGCCACGTCAGCGCGGTCAAGGCGGTGCCGGCGAGGGTCAGTCCGGCGGCAGCCGCGCCCATCGAGCCGGGGCTGTCGGCCCACCGCCAGTGCGCCAGCCCGGTAGCCACCGCCAACCCGACCGAGCTGGTCGGGGTGACCAGATACGGCCACAGCGGCACCTTGACCGTGTGCACGCTGGCCTCTCCCGACCCGTCCGTGGTCAAGCCGCCGTTCTTCGGCATCCGTGTCTTCGCCATCTCGACTCCCCTCCTTTCCTGGTCAGGCCTTGAACTTGAAGTCCGGGCGGCGGCTGCCCCGGTAGCCGACCTGCTCCAACTCCGGCATATAGGCGGTCACGAACCGGTTGTTCGCGGTGATGATGTACTGACTCGCCACCACCAGGGCCTCACTGGCCTGCTGGATGGGCTTGGCGACCTGACGGGCACGCGCCCGCGCGGACAGACCACCCACCACAACCGCACCACCACCGACACGCCGCAGCCGGGCGTCCAACTCACTAGCGGTGATGCCCAACTCCAGGGCAGCGGCGTGCAGAATCCGGCGGGTGGTCTCGCACCACTCGATCAAGGCGTGGTTGTCGGTCAACGAGTCCGCACCGGCGAACAGCGTGCGGCCCGAGGGCTGATTGGTGTTCGACACAGGATGTCTCCTTCGCAGGATCAGGCGAGGACAGCGAGCAGAGCGGTAACAGCGGCGCCGACCAGAGCGGCCAGCAGCAGATCCACGGCGGCACGCACCCGCCGGTACTTACGCACAGCAGCACGGGACAGCCACACCAGATGACGGGCCTGATCAGCGGCGGCGGCCATAGCCGGCATGCTGGCCTCGGTCATCAAGTCACCCGGCACAGCAGCGGCGTAGCGGACCAGACCGTGACCACCAGCCAGGGACGGGCGGACCGCGCCAGCCAGCAGACCGACCGCAGTTCCAACCAGAACGGCCGTCACCACCCCGGCGGTCGTGGCCACCGTGGGCAGGTCGGCGCGGGCCAGGACAGCGACACCGACGGTCAACGCGGCGCCCGCGATGGCCATCAGGGTGGACGCCTTGCCATCAACCCGGACCAGCTCGGCGCGTACCTCCGCCTGCCGGGCGGTAAACCAGTCCGGATCGGGTACTGGCACCATCAGAGATGCCCTCCTTCCTTCTAGGGGTTGGGTGACCAGACCGGCGGCACAGCACAGGTTGCGAGCCAGAGGCTGTGCCGCCGGGCGGCGCCGGAAGTCGAGGCGCGGGGATGAGATCGGACGTGTGTGCGTCGGGGCGTCATGCGGCCGGCTCGCTGGTGAGGGCGAGGACCCGGCCGACGATTTCCGCCGGCACGGCGTTGAGGACCTTGCGGATCGTGCGGTCGGAAATCCCGGTGATCTCCGCGAGTTGTCGGTTGGTCATTTCCGGATGCTTGCCTCGGGCGGCCAGGACGACGGCGACCGTTTCCGGCTTGACCGTTTCCACCTCGGGCAGGTCGGGCGGCAGGTCGACCGGAAACGATGCGATGGATTTCCGGGCGGCCGGGCGCAGGATTTCCGGCTGCCGGACCACGTTGATTTCCGCCTTCTCCTGCGCCCTGGCAAGCGCCCGGCGGGTGCGCTCCAACTCGTTCACGAGACCGTCACGGGCATCCTTGACCGCCTGGCTCTCCTGCTCTGCGAGGGCTCGCGCGGTGGCCTGCCGCTCCGCGAACCGCTGCGCTTCATCACGCTGCGCCTGCACCACCCGCACCTCATCGGCCAGGTCATCGGCCCGACCTTGCGCAGCCCGTGCGGCTTCCCGAGCCTCAGTCAAAGCCGCGCGATAGTCGCGTTTGGCCTGCTCAGCGGCATCGGTGAGTGCCCGGATCTGCCCGGCGGCGGTCTGCTCAGCCAGCACCCGGGCGGCGGCGGCCCGGTCCGCGGCATCGCGGGCCTCAGCAAGCCGCCCCTCAGCCATCCGCGCCGCCTCAGCCTCGGCGGCAGCCCGCTCGGCGGCGACCCGCGCCGCCTCCCGTGCCTCGGCGATAGCCTGCTCGTGACGGATGATTTCCGCCTTGGTGATGGCCTCGATTTCCGCCCGGGTTTCCGCCTCGGCGGCAGCCCGGGTTTCCGCTACGGCTCGTGCGGTTTCCGCTTCCTGACGGGCGGCGGTTTCCGCCTCGGCCCGGACGGTTTCCGCCCGCGCCCGCTCCTCGGCCTCGGCCAGCGCCTGCCGCACTGCGGTGGTTTCCGCCCGTGCGGCCCGGAGTTCTTCCGCCGCCCGGTCAGCATCCTGCGCTGCCGCGATCTCCTCGGCTGTGCGGCCCGCGAGCATCTTCACCCGGACCACGACGACCGGGGCGACGCACGCCACCGCCACCACCAGACCCCACGGCACCTCCTCACCGGCCTCGGTGTCGATGAACACCGGCAGAAGATGAACGGCAACCTGGCAGAAGATCATCAGCAGCATGCCGACGACCATGTCCGGCCACCGGCGACGGTGAAACGCAGTGATCACGTACACGTCGAGCATCACCGGGAACATCCATGCGATCTGCCACGCGAAGTGCGCAAGCACCGCCAGGTCGAACTCACCCTTGGCCGTGAGGATCACCGCAGCCGCGAGCGCGATCGACTGACCCGACACGGCACGACCAAGCAGTTGCCTCACTGCGGCACCCGCTCCCGATCAGTCGTGTCGGTGAGCACGTCACGAAGCAGCGCCCGGTGGGCGGCGAACACCAAACCGCCGTAGGTGCCGGACAGGTCGTGTACCAGGTCGGCGTA
This region includes:
- a CDS encoding AAA family ATPase gives rise to the protein MAKTRMPKNGGLTTDGSGEASVHTVKVPLWPYLVTPTSSVGLAVATGLAHWRWADSPGSMGAAAAGLTLAGTALTALTWRASAARDIVRRAVATTTCLAGSVWAIGATIAAPWSTPWLDMWLIGAPTASIAMGVVRVLRNRGGDAAAGGGLADAVKSLRNAAVARPTIKGAKATAAVTLEAGTSVKELAGDRGALASALDVPETAVRVIPNPDSARRGRVEVVPVDQLRDMIPWPGLSAPGRSIAEPIVLGVMEDGEPLMLWLPGDHAAGRNAAHFLIVGMSGAGKTEVILNIAAEVISRRDAELWLADPRKGDQLPTWARNGAVRVALTEDDTNEMLEDVAIDITGRARQIGAHGHKQWTPGCRQCPRYRVVIVDEAAQVAAGNPLVTELTEAARSAGISLLFGLQRVSHDRFPTSARANIPGSICLGVDKDVDAGMALSEATLDAGAMPWAWKNTKPGYLYAEIPGTDTTRWTMPCRSFVADEDHRAAAIAPFIGGQPATGPTTPQPEPARPAPRPRPRQEPDMDDEHDDEPNEPNRAINPNDPPTTSTPPSRSASRPAYPASPSDYASRPWPASRHTSTYAGT
- a CDS encoding Pycsar system effector family protein is translated as MVPVPDPDWFTARQAEVRAELVRVDGKASTLMAIAGAALTVGVAVLARADLPTVATTAGVVTAVLVGTAVGLLAGAVRPSLAGGHGLVRYAAAVPGDLMTEASMPAMAAAADQARHLVWLSRAAVRKYRRVRAAVDLLLAALVGAAVTALLAVLA